One Rhododendron vialii isolate Sample 1 chromosome 2a, ASM3025357v1 genomic region harbors:
- the LOC131314265 gene encoding uncharacterized protein LOC131314265: MEVSFEEEFPDFDVRLSPQLRKQFYEKLKHLVVVIDTMLEDGTKNGIWDGKYTLEEEDEEKFIRGGGVIMNSRGFILTCAQLIPPNFSKIQFRRMNDESFSECVLVARKEDLDLAIVRPVKDEGAVSDFGKLGFQEFIDVGMEVFSIAHPIDLCYSLVIGQVTFPCLYDGTAPSDYPRDQTPSSRLVGFVVDDQRDDELKHLAKDLQLIQINNFHGTHNLARRTSFGAPVFDSRGRVIGLNTFVLVEMDFAIHMSVLEKFWKENVSEPQENGSDPQESVSEHLSKPQENVSEPQPPKRKKRKRKGNRVVCEFFEFNSNSLRT; encoded by the coding sequence ATGGAAGTTTCTTTTGAAGAAGAATTTCCCGACTTTGATGTCCGTCTCTCTCCACAGCTTAGGAAACAATTTTACGAGAAATTAAAACATCTGGTGGTTGTTATTGACACAATGCTCGAAGATGGGACAAAAAATGGGATATGGGATGGCAAGTATACCTTagaagaagaggatgaggaGAAATTTATACGTGGTGGAGGGGTCATAATGAATAGTAGGGGTTTTATTCTTACGTGTGCTCAGTTGATACCTCCTAATTTCAGCAAGATTCAGTTTCGTCGGATGAATGATGAGTCGTTTTCAGAATGTGTGTTGGTAGCAAGAAAAGAGGATTTAGATTTGGCAATCGTGAGGCCTGTAAAGGATGAAGGGGCTGTATCTGATTTCGGAAAGTTAGGTTTTCAAGAGTTCATCGACGTAGGGATGGAAGTATTTTCAATAGCTCACCCAATAGACTTGTGTTATTCATTGGTCATTGGACAGGTCACCTTTCCATGCCTCTATGATGGTACAGCTCCTAGTGACTATCCTCGGGATCAGACTCCTAGTTCGAGGTTAGTTGGATTTGTGGTTGATGACCAACGTGATGATGAACTCAAACACCTTGCCAAGGATTTGCAGctcattcaaatcaacaacTTTCATGGTACCCATAACTTGGCGAGAAGGACATCATTTGGTGCACCCGTCTTCGATTCCCGTGGTAGGGTTATAGGACTCAATACCTTTGTTTTAGTGGAGATGGATTTCGCAATTCATATGTCTGTTCTGGAgaaattttggaaagaaaatgtTTCAGAGCCTCAAGAAAATGGTTCAGATCCTCAAGAAAGTGTTTCAGAGCATCTTTCAAAGCCTCAGGAAAATGTTTCAGAGCCTCAGcctccaaaaagaaagaaaaggaaaaggaaagggaatCGGGTcgtttgtgaattttttgagtTCAATTCAAATTCTTTGCGAACCTAA
- the LOC131314250 gene encoding putative protease Do-like 14 → MELDCRDPEQRMARLSPWKRGRSESWGPYRTSRYSFAEKFDTNTDSNIDLDLDIKKLALKVSPFVVSLVSLTGEKPLFMGSGTITESEEVNGTYFGTILTSASLLRTSAESDAIPDDIKVNVHLRDGTLCEGQVLAYDWHYNIAWIKIKSDAPLATASLRLLDDTMCVDPSGMQDKELGSNSFLFHPHSDFFKLCPGDLVVAVGRYFQPPNEIMTAPGRFSIDRCDFDCKELFRGNCKISKCGIGGPLINRHGEVIGVNFYDELCTPFLPINIVSKCLEHFNKYGRFSRPLLGMEMTNLYAASLRNLDRINLKFPNDSNGVFVEKVIEGSLAECAGILSGDVIVQCAGNFVRSVLEFYEISLDKCGESVDVVVLRSRTGDRLNLILKVGETSSDKINSWPLPTRCMVHVKRVR, encoded by the exons ATGGAGCTTGATTGTCGTGATCCGGAACAAAGAATGGCAAGATTGAGTCCATGGAAACGAGGACGCTCTGAATCATGGG GTCCCTACCGAACGAGTCGTTACTCGTTCGCGGAGAAGTTTGATACTAATACAGATTCTAACATAGACTTGGATTTGGATATCAAAAAACTTGCTTTGAAAGTGTCTCCGTTCGTTGTCAGCCTTGTATCCCTTACCG GTGAGAAGCCACTATTTATGGGTTCTGGGACTATCACCGAGTCTGAAGAGGTTAATGGTACATACTTCGGTACCATCTTAACTTCTGCTAGCCTACTTAGGACTTCTGCTGAATCAGATGCCATACCTGATGATATCAAG GTTAATGTGCATCTACGAGATGGTACACTATGTGAGGGCCAAGTGTTGGCGTACGACTGGCATTACAACATTGCTTGGATTAAGATTAAATCTGATGCACCGCTGGCTACCGCTAGTCTGAGGCTTCTAGATGATACCATGTGTGTAGATCCAAGTGGAATGCAGGACAAAGAGTTGGGTTCAAACAGTTTTCTGTTTCATCCTCATTCAGATTTCTTCAAGCTTTGTCCTGGAGACTTGGTGGTTGCCGTCGGCCGCTACTTTCAGCCACCCAATGAGATTATGACTGCTCCTGGTAGATTCAG TATTGACCGCTGTGACTTCGACTGTAAAGAGCTTTTCCGGGGTAACtgcaaaatttcaaaa TGCGGTATTGGGGGACCCCTTATAAATCGTCATGGAGAAGTCATTGGAGTCAATTTCTATGACGAGCTATGTACTCCTTTTCTTCCTATCAACATAGTTTCCAAATGCTTGGAGCACTTCAATAAATACGG GAGATTCTCTCGACCTCTGCTTGGAATGGAAATGACTAATCTTTATGCCGCAAGTTTACGCAACTTGGATAGAATTAACCTGAAGTTTCCGAATGACTCCAACGGTGTCTTTGTCGAAAAG GTTATAGAAGGGTCCCTTGCTGAATGTGCTGGAATACTGAGTGGTGATGTTATTGTTCAATGTGCTGGCAACTTTGTCCGGAGTGTTTTGGAG TTCTATGAAATTTCCTTGGACAAGTGTGGGGAATCTGTGGATGTGGTGGTGTTAAGATCTAGAACCGGCGATCGTTTGAATCTGATTCTGAAGGTTGGCGAGACTAGCTCAGATAAAATTAATAG CTGGCCCCTCCCCACAAGGTGCATGGTACACGTTAAAAGAGTTAGGTAA